tctACTTAACTCATATATGTGGATTTTGCAAGGAAAGTACTTCCACTATAGACATTTTGTGTAGAAAAAAATTGCAACTATTATTTTCTTCATCTATTTCAACCATAGGTTGTCTATGCAATAAAACCTACATCATATGATAAATATGCTACCAATGTCAAATTTATTTTGAGTAGAGTTTTCCAAAGAATCTATCGGACCATGCCTGAATTTAAACTTTTGCGATATGTAGGATGGCAAGTTGGTGCAGAAAATGTATATATTTGAAGCCTAAGCTTGAGAAGTTGGCTGCAGAATACCATCCAAGGTTAGAGAGGTTTCTCCCTAGATTGACAATGAACTACGCTGCTGGTATTTTTGACAATCGATGATCTTAATAAGCAGAATCCGGTTCTACTGTGTCGATGTCAATGCGGTTCCACAAAAGCTTGTGAACCGTGCTGGAGTAACAGTAAGTCTACCCTTGCAGTATTGATAAATATATCTGAAAACATATTTACGTCCAATTATGCTAAgatcaaagttttttttatcttttttgttaTTTATGTGAAGCTTCTAGAATCCTTTCGCGTCTTCTTTCCTGTTGTGCTGGAACCTGGCAACCTCTCCTTTATTGGCCCTGGAAACTTTGTTGTCAGTTGCCGGCTTCATGCAACTTGCATCCAAATGTTTCCTAGACCTATCCTTTAGCTTTGGTATTAGAGTACAATATCAAATATCCTCCTATGATGCATTTGGCCTCACTATTACCTTGTCTGCAGCAATTACTTATATATACACAACTGACAAATTAGATCCCTTGTATATCTGTTAAATTAATACATACGCTAATGCCTGCTTTTGTCCAACTTGTGTGATCTGTACCGCGGAGCTTGAGCAGAAGATGCCTTCTATACAGGTACAACTCGGGCTTGTTGCCTTCTTCATGGTTTCCATCTTGCTATTGTCTATCCTGAGGACGGTTCTTTGTCCTGTGCAGCTGTGGATTGACTCCCAGAAACAGGACGAGGTGATTGGCGGACACAAATCATGGCTGGTAATTGACGACGTCAGGAGGATGATCGAGCGGGAGGAATGATCCAGTGTGTCATTTAGCGCAACAGTTGTGTGTCAATGCtcctcaacaaaaaaaaaagtgtgccAAAGAAGATAATCAGTATTACCACTTGCTCAAAGGTTGAGCAACATGTGAGTCTCTGTATCGACGTATTAGGATCCCACGGTCAGagatgacatgaaatacgattcATTGTGCATAAACACTCAGTTCAGCACATTCTGGTGTTGGAATCAGAAGAATGATGGAATCCAGCTACCTGGAGTGGCCTGACATTCCTGTGATGTCCTTGATGTATCCATGTGTGGGTATTAACTAGAACTTGCTGTATCAACAATAATTCAATACGGAAATACTTATTGCCTACGTACTGACTGTCCTTGATATTGGCCATCGAGTCGAGGACTCCTCAGCAACACATGTTGAAGTGGTGTACTGGTGTGTTTTCAGTGCCTGCTGTCTACTCTAAACTATTCATCAATTGTGACAGACTTGAATACAGATGCAGCACAGTGACTACAATTTGTTTTTTCAGGCTTTCCCAAAGTATGCTAGTGCTGATCACAAATACCAGTACTCCATGTAGCTAGTATGCATGTTGGTCTTGAATTATCATCAAAAGACAAGTTTGAAACGAGCTTATTTAATTGGGAAGTGGCAGCAGGTTCCCCTGTTTGCTTGATTACTATTTTCAATACCAGATGGGTGCCCGAGATGAGGATATACTTTTTTCTCAACCACAAACAATACCCTAATGCCTTTCTTGCGCCATGTTTTCTTAGCACGATCGCAACCTCACCATTTTCTTGTGTCTagcattattattattattattattattattattattattattattattattattattattattattatttctatTAACAACACCAATAGGCAGCCACTTGCTCTCTTCATTGTCAAGCACAAGCAGGCTATTATCCTCGTTTGACTTGCCCGTCAATCGGAGTAGCTTGGGCGCTCTACCCTGACCCCACAGCCGCAGAGcgcgggcccacttgtcagtccCAGACTGAGAGAAGAAATAATCAACGCAGCAACTTTCCATCTGCTAACATGGTACCATGGTTTACAATTCCGCTCGGAAACCGCCGggaaccggatttttttcccgttcCCAGAACTGGGCGGGAGCTGGTTCCCGGCGGGTTTTCGGGGAAACCCgtttcaaaattttgaaattcaaatttttttataaaaaattagaaaaaaaatgataaaaaactaCACTTCCTTATGAGTTCACTGGTATAGTTCTTGACGAAatttaaggttgttttattggGCAAATGATCGATTTGGGTTTGGACCCTTTAACGAACCCGAACCCTATAACTGATACCCCATCCCTATCCACATTTCACTCCCAGGTGGCCTGAAGCCAGTTGACGAGCCGCCCGTGTCCTGAAGCCAGTTGACGAGGCGCACGACAGCCAGAAGCACTTTCCCCAAGCGCTTGCTTCCTTCCCTGTGCGCGGGAGAGGAATCCCGCCGCCTGTGCGCGGAATCCCGGCAGCGAAACGCAGTTTCTCGCCGAGAGGAGGCGGATCCCGAGCTCCACCGGCCGGCTGCGAGCGTCCCGTAGCGAGATCCGGATTTCCCGAGCGGATTTCAGTGGATCCCGAGCGGAAAGCGCGAACAACGACGCGGGAAGGGTGAGGACTCTGGTTCTTTTACGATTCAAGGTGTCGATCTGCTAAGCAGTGGTTGTTTGATGGTTGTATTAGTTATAGGCAGTGCTAGAGGACTATACATTATCTTGCAAAATGTTAGGTGCATAATGATGGTTACATGCATGTAATCCTATTTCTATGCCACGTGACTTGACTTTGCTAAATGACTTGTATTTATAAGACGCTATATGTGTAAAACTTATGCTGTGACATGTCTATATATGTGTGtgacatgtatatatgtatctcTAAGCCTCCTGTAGTTATTGCTTTACAATGCAGAGTTGCATATATATTgactttgtttttgttttgcacCCTTCTAGGTGAATGGCGGGGCGAGCGGACCAAGTGTGGGAGCATGGAGAGAAGATAGGCTCCGGCTGGAAGTGCAAGTATTGCCGTGAGGCAAAGGCTGGTGGAGGGGCAACAAGGCTAAAGGAGCATTTGGCCCACCGAGGTAACGATGTGAAGGACTGTCCTTCAGTCCCTAAAGAGGTGAAGGCTTTCTTTGCCCGTGAACTTGACAAGataaaggagagaaagaggGAAAGGGAGCGACAAAGTCATAGAAGCACAGCGGCAGCTAGAACTCAGTACGTTGACCTAGAAAATGAGGACGATGATCCTGAATTACAAGCTGTCATCCATCAATCAAGGGAGGAGTATGAGTTCAGAGAAAGAGCTGGTGCACGATACGAGAGGGGTGGTGGCTCTGGATCGGGCCAAGCGGGACCGCTCCCTAGGATGTTAAGAAGGAGTCAGACACAAGTGCCAGAGCGGGTAAAGGACTACCATCTTGCTTCTAGCTCTGGACCGCGCCAACAAAGGATAGATACGGGTCCTTGGACCAGCAAGGGGAGGAATGCAAAGCAAATTCTTGGGAGGGCATGGGCGAAGGCATGCCATGCCATTGGTATACCTGGTAGGAAAGTAGATGACCCGTACTTTAGGGCGGCCATCATAGAGACGCAGAAACAAGGTATGTTGTGTGTGGATATGTGTGGATATACATGTCATATGATACAACAGTCGTGTTTCTATGGTACTTAGTTGTTGTCAATTTCTTGCTTTATAATAGGTACAGGGATCGCAATACCAATTGGAAGGGACATTGATGGAAAGTACTTGCAAGAAAATGTGAACGAGATTAAAAAAGAGATGGAGAAGTGGAGGCGATTTTGGCCTGAGTATGGTGTCACCATCATGTGCGATTCGTGGACGGGCCCTACTCGCAAGAGTGTCATCAACTTCTTGCTTTATTGCAATGGGACTATGTATTTTTGGAAGTCTATTGATGCGACTGGAGTATCACAGGACCATCAATTCATACTGAAGGTATGTGGCTGGTGTGGAGTATTCATTTTTCTTAGTTTTCTTAAGCTGCACTCCATGAGTATGAGTTATTTAGAAACAAGGCTGGTCAGTTCTCAGGGGACCTTGCTAGGAGAATGGCGGTTGATCGAAGCACATCACCATCTAGCTGGTGGTCCATGTTTGGCTCAGATACGCCAAACCTTCAAAGAGCGGCAACACGGCTTCTCTCCCAATGTGTATCATCCAGTGGCTGTGAACGAAATTGGAGTACGTTTGCATTCATCCACACAAAGCTTCGTAACAGACTCAGCTATAGCAAGCTACATGATTTAGTGTTTGTAAACTACAATCTCCGACTCCGTATCCAACGTGCATCAGCCACCGTAGAGCCAAGTGAATATGATCCTGCTAGCAGTTTCATGGACCTCTCATTGTATAGGCAACATAGCGCTATTTGGGAGTGGATGGAGAAAGGGAGATCCAATGGACCACCCACTCTGGATGAGGATTCTGATTATAGTGACTCTCCAATCCGTAGTCAGATGTTCACCTCCCTAGCGCGTGATGGTGATGAATCACCATTGGATGTTACTGGTTGGGCGGAGAAGAATATAGGCGACACCCATCTTGGAAAGAGAGTCTAAAGTTGGCCCGGctcaaaaacaaagaaaaaaaggtaGAAGAAATgacgaagaggaagaggaagaaattAGAAGTGAGGACACTACGCCTGAGCCTACGGGTGATGACTACAATGAAAATGACaatgatgacgacgatgacgacgacaccGATGATGGTGGCAGTGGTGGTGGTGAGACAGCCGGAGGGACTAGTGCGGTTGGAGGGAGCAGCGGTGGCCATTCAGGTGGAAGGCCTATTAGATTTACTGGAGAGAGTCATTTCACACATGCCACACAGGATGAAGACCATGGAGCACCCACTTCACAGAGACAGACTAGAAGCTACCGAAGACAATCCACACCCCATGAATATGATAGCTCTAGCTCTCTTAGCTCCACCAGTAGCTACCCTGCCGTACCATCATACCCATATCCATACCCACAGCCATACCCATACCCACAGTCGTATCCATACCCTCCACCAGATCCATACGCACAACCTTATGACCCTCGGCTGCACTCATTGCATATCATGTATGACTATCTGTCTGGGGCACATCATGAGTACAAGGAAGCTGAATGAACTATTTCAATTCGTGTGATGTCATGGTATGAATCTTGTATGGACAAATAAATATTAGAACTTGTATGCCATATTTCTATCCATGGACTTGTATTGTAATATGTACTAAACATATTGTATGGAATGCACTTCGGACTTCTATTAATATGGTCGATTTGGTTTGACCAATTGCTTTAGGTACCATGCAATTTGGACTACGCATTTTATTGTTTTCTTAGGTGATATGCATGTGTTTTATATCTTTGATGCAATGCTTTGCTTTTTATGTATGGAATATATTTATGTGTACATGTTACGTGGAGATACTGCCACAATTTATCGTCATCCACTGTGCAATCTAATTTTCCAGTGGTAAACACGGTTTCCCGTCTGATTTGCTCCGGTTTCCGACCGGGAAACTCTGGTAACCGGTTTTTGAATTTGAAGGTGCATCCCGTCCGGTATCCAGCGGTTTCCGACGGAAACCGGCTAATTTCCCGTTCCCGGATGCCTCCGGGATAGTGTCTCCCGGCGGTAAGTTAAACCCTGCATGGTACCCTAGAACGAACTACCGTTCTGTATTCACTCCACTCCTGATTTCCTGAAGGAAAAAGCAAGGAACACATGAGCAAGAGGAGATAAAatctcttccttttcctttttcctttaaaaagaagaaaagataaATCCGTTTCAAATCAAACAAACTGAAAGACAGATACGGCGTGGTCTGTTGTGATCTGTACATTCCTCGTCGATTTCAATTTCTCTCTATCTGGATTTGTACTGCCACGTCATATCTCAACTGATCGATCGAGATCCGCGCTGGCCCTGATCGGACGGCTGTGGAGGACCCGAGAGGCGGCCTACCGGTTTCCAGCAAGAAAAGGCCAGACGTCGCTTTCTGTTTCCGCCTCCGCTCGCCTCCTTTCCCATTCGTCTCGTCCTGAGCTgcgcctctctcctctctccggcGCAGCAGCCGCCTTCCTCAAATTCCCCAATCCCCAAACCCTAAATAAATCCCCTCCCGTCAGGGCAATCGCCTCCCGAAATCCACGGCTGAATCCAGCAGTCTTCTTTCGCGGGGGGCGCGAGGCGGTGGCCCGTTGgatggggcggcggccggcgctttCGGTTCCGTAGTGGATTGAAGGCGCTTCCGGGGGTCCACCGCCTGCCTCTTTGATGCTGCTGCCGCGGCCCTTCTAGAGGTGAGATTCTGATCGGGTTCGCGTAGGTTCTCGATCGATTGATTGCCCGGGTACGTACGACAGACGATGTTTTATCTTCTTCTTTGGTGTTGTTTGCCTGTCTTAGTTGAGACAGTTGGGCTAGGGAATGTTTCATTGTTTTCATCCCGCGGATTAGGATATATTCCCCCCCTCAAGTTCTCATCGGGATGTAGTCTCATAGTTAGGTTTTCAGTGACTCCTAGTGTCTGTTTCTTCATTCTGAGGCAACTTGATGCGCCAGCTTCCCACTTCCCTTAAAGGTTTGATTTTTCTTGATACAAATAATGGCAAAAACCTACAACTGATGAAAcgatttcttttgttttgtatTCCACTCTGCTCTTGAAAGATGCGTCCAATTCTACTTGCAATTGAATTCTTGAAAAACCTCAGATTACTACCTAACTGTATACAAGCTTGGGCACAGCAGTACTGATCATTGCCTGCTTGCTGTAGGCTTTCACTGAAGGAAGCAGAAGGCACAACAAAGGCAGGCGCTGTGGCGATGGCTCCGTCTCCAGCTGCAGCTGCTGGCCCCACCTTCGAAGACCTTGAACGTGACTTGCAGGCAGTTCTGATGGACCAGAACCATACATCATCTGCCGATGACCTCAGCATATTCCGCAGTGGCAGCGCTCCCCCCACTGTCGAGGGCTCTCGCACCGCCATTGGTGCGCTCTTCTCTGGTCCACCACTTCATGTCAACAATCTTGGTGGCGGCAGTAGTAGCGGTACTGGTGTTGACATGCTCACTGAGGAAGAGATACGTTCACACCCAGCATATCTGTCGTACTACTATTCTAATGAGCACCTCAACCCAAGGCTTCCACCACCAGTGGTGTCTAAAGAGGACTGGCGTGCGGCACAGCGGTTCCAGGTTGTGTCTGGAGGTATTGGGGATAGAAGGAGGCGGCCCTCAGAGGTTGGGGGTGGAAACTCGCTGTTCTCAGTGCAGCCAGGGGCACGTGAGGGTGGTGGAGAGAAGGTGTTGCTGAATGATAGAATTGGTAGAGGTGAAAGGAATGGGCTTGCACGACAGCAGTCATCGGAGTGGCTCGGGAGGGGCGCCGATGGGCTCATTGGCTTGTCAGATGTCAATGGCCTTGGGTCTCGGCGCAAGAGCTTTGCTGATGCATTGCAGGTTTGGAAGATATTTCATCATTGACTTTGATTTTAAATATTCTTATTGAATGCTCAAATTTTGTATAAGCAAACTTTTTTTGTTTACTGACTACGTAGTGCATCTCTTTTGATCTATTGGTGGAATGCTATATGAAACTAGTGGATTATTTATATTGCCTTCAAACCGTACGTTTAGTAACATTAAAATCAACAAGAGTTACGTTTACTGCTGAACTGGGTGGATGCCATATGAAACTTCTTGCACAGATACTGATAGGCTGCTACTGCAATGCATCACCGCTATATCTATTAGTGTGTCTGGCATTAtgtttctcttttttgttttcCAATTCTCATCTGCAATTGTTTCAATGACAGGAAAATATTAGCCGTCCTGCTGCTATGGCTGGTCATCTTTCACGGTCCAATAGCCGCAATGCTCTTGAGAGCCCAAATCCAATCAGGTCATCTGATTCACCTAAACCACAACTGCAGAACAGATCAGAGTCCATGAATGGCCTGCGATCTGGATCCACTTCACCCAGTTTGGTCAGGGTCCAAAGTCTTGGTTCGTCAATGTCTCATACCTTTGCTTCTGCAGTAGGCTCCTCTGTCTCAAGAAGCACCACCCCAGACCCCCAGCTGATCCGGAGAACTCCTAGCCCCTGCCTTCCTCCAGTTGGAGTTCGAATGGGGAGTTCTGATAAAAAGGTTGAAGCTATAGCAGCTGCTTCAGTTAATCATGATGGTGCTGACATTGCGGCAACTCTGTCTAGCTTAAGCCTCTCTGGAAATAAGATGTCAAATGTGGAAACTGAAGCTCAGAATCATGTTTACCAGAACTTTGGTGATCAGACAGATGTACTGTTCAATGTACCGAAggaacatatgcaattttcacAGCAAAATTTAGCTCAGAGTACTGATGAAGACTCGTTTAATGCCCCTGAATATGCAGTTTTTCCAAATGGGGGGAGTAACTTCAGTAATTTGCATGTTAGTAAGCTGGCGTCTCATAGCAATAGCAAGTTCTCTATGCAATCACCACACGGTAATGCCAACAAGAAAGGATCTTTGGTGAGCTCAGCTGGATCAATTTCTCACTACCAGAACCTGAATGGTGATAACCCTGGCATTGATGTATCTGGACGGCATATGAAGACTCATGCAGGCAGTTTTAATTCGTCCATGCTAAACAGTCAACTGACTCCTGGTACACTTAATCCCTTTCCCCATCTCTTCCTCTATGCATGTCTGTCTGTCTTTCATTCACTCACCTTTTGGACTGTGTTTTCATGTCCAGATGCGGACTATGGCAACATTCTTTCGAACCATGGGGGATCCAGTTTTCAGGGCCAACCGACGGAGACAATGTATGCACAATATTTGCAGGCAAACCCTGACTCCCCCCTTGGTGCAACTGCAAGCATGAGTCCTTTCCAAGGGAGGGGTTTTACTAGCACAGGTCACCTGGATAGTCCTGGATACCAAAAAGCATACCTTGGGTCATTATTTGCCCAGCAAAAGCTTCAGTATGGAATGCCATACCTTACCAAATCTGGTGGTCTTAATCCAAATATTTATGGCAATGATCCTGCATTTGGCATGGGAATGACTTATCTAACAAGTCCTCCATCTAGTCCGTATATCTCGTCTCATCAAGGCCATGCCAGGCAAGGAGAGCGACTAACCCGAATTCCATCTGTGGTGAGGAACACTGCTGGAGGATCCATGGGATCATGGAATTCAGAAAATGGTCTGATAGATAATGGTTACGGGTCCTCCCTGCTGGAGGAATTCAAAACCAACAAAACCAGATCTTTTGAGCTGTTAGATATTGTAGGCCATGTGGTCGAATTCAGGTAATATTCCTTGGAATTCCAACAGATTCAAGTTGCTTTGTTTTCCATGAAGCTAATATGGTTCTGTTTCTCTCTCAATATCTCACCCTTCAGTTCTGATCAGTATGGGAGTCGCTTTATACAGCAGAAACTGGAAACTGCTTCTATTGAAGAGAAGAACCTGATTTTCCCTGTGATCCTTCCCCAGGCACGTACTTTGATGACTGATGTTTTCGGAAATTATGTTATACAGAAGGTGAGCAAACCTCATTTGCAACAAACAAgtttgatttgatttttttaaatttgcgGTAAAATTGAGATCTTAGTTTTTACTTGGCGACTGCTTGAGCTTGGCAGTTCTTTGAATATGGAACTGAAACACAAACGAAGCAACTGGCAAGCCTACTCAAGGGCTATGTGTTACAGCTGAGTCTTCAAATGTATGGCTGCCGAGTGATTCAGAAGGTTTGTATATTCTACAAGCAAATTGTTTTCTCCGTATTAGTTTAAATCACACTCATGTAGTGATCCATAATTTCTGTGGATGCTTAGTAGTGTATTATTTTTGTAGGCTTTGGAAGTTGTTGAAGTGGAACAACAAACACAAATGGCTCTGGAGCTTGATGGATCTATCATGAGATGTGTTCGTGATCAGAATGGCAACCATGTTATCCAAAAATGTATAGAATGCATCCCTCAGGAGAGGATACGCTTTATTATTTCAGCCTTCTATGGACATGTGGTGGAGCTTTCCATGCATCCCTATGGTTGCCGTGTTATTCAGGTTACATCATCCTTCCTCTGGTTttaccatcttttttttttaaaaaaaatattttgctaaATGTATTCTTGGATATCACCAGAGAGTCTTGGAGCACTGTGATGATGAAAGCACACAAAATGCCATGATGGAAGAGGTTATGCAGTCTGTGGTTACTTTAACTGAGGACCAGTATGGCAATTATGTAATCCAGGTAACTTTTTAATCATTTCCTTGTCTTTTTCTGATGTACTGAGTTATAACTTCACTTTCACCTGT
This window of the Panicum virgatum strain AP13 chromosome 1K, P.virgatum_v5, whole genome shotgun sequence genome carries:
- the LOC120646737 gene encoding pumilio homolog 1-like isoform X1; amino-acid sequence: MAPSPAAAAGPTFEDLERDLQAVLMDQNHTSSADDLSIFRSGSAPPTVEGSRTAIGALFSGPPLHVNNLGGGSSSGTGVDMLTEEEIRSHPAYLSYYYSNEHLNPRLPPPVVSKEDWRAAQRFQVVSGGIGDRRRRPSEVGGGNSLFSVQPGAREGGGEKVLLNDRIGRGERNGLARQQSSEWLGRGADGLIGLSDVNGLGSRRKSFADALQENISRPAAMAGHLSRSNSRNALESPNPIRSSDSPKPQLQNRSESMNGLRSGSTSPSLVRVQSLGSSMSHTFASAVGSSVSRSTTPDPQLIRRTPSPCLPPVGVRMGSSDKKVEAIAAASVNHDGADIAATLSSLSLSGNKMSNVETEAQNHVYQNFGDQTDVLFNVPKEHMQFSQQNLAQSTDEDSFNAPEYAVFPNGGSNFSNLHVSKLASHSNSKFSMQSPHGNANKKGSLVSSAGSISHYQNLNGDNPGIDVSGRHMKTHAGSFNSSMLNSQLTPGTLNPFPHLFLYACLSVFHSLTFWTVFSCPDADYGNILSNHGGSSFQGQPTETMYAQYLQANPDSPLGATASMSPFQGRGFTSTGHLDSPGYQKAYLGSLFAQQKLQYGMPYLTKSGGLNPNIYGNDPAFGMGMTYLTSPPSSPYISSHQGHARQGERLTRIPSVVRNTAGGSMGSWNSENGLIDNGYGSSLLEEFKTNKTRSFELLDIVGHVVEFSSDQYGSRFIQQKLETASIEEKNLIFPVILPQARTLMTDVFGNYVIQKFFEYGTETQTKQLASLLKGYVLQLSLQMYGCRVIQKALEVVEVEQQTQMALELDGSIMRCVRDQNGNHVIQKCIECIPQERIRFIISAFYGHVVELSMHPYGCRVIQRVLEHCDDESTQNAMMEEVMQSVVTLTEDQYGNYVIQHVLQHGKPEERSTIITQLAGQIVKMSQQKFASNVVEKCLTFGTPEQRQILINEMLGTTDENVPLQAMMKDQFGNYVVQKVLEICDDQNRELILSRIKVHLNALKRYTYGKHIVARVEKLIAAGERRVGAPSC
- the LOC120646737 gene encoding pumilio homolog 1-like isoform X2; the encoded protein is MAPSPAAAAGPTFEDLERDLQAVLMDQNHTSSADDLSIFRSGSAPPTVEGSRTAIGALFSGPPLHVNNLGGGSSSGTGVDMLTEEEIRSHPAYLSYYYSNEHLNPRLPPPVVSKEDWRAAQRFQVVSGGIGDRRRRPSEVGGGNSLFSVQPGAREGGGEKVLLNDRIGRGERNGLARQQSSEWLGRGADGLIGLSDVNGLGSRRKSFADALQENISRPAAMAGHLSRSNSRNALESPNPIRSSDSPKPQLQNRSESMNGLRSGSTSPSLVRVQSLGSSMSHTFASAVGSSVSRSTTPDPQLIRRTPSPCLPPVGVRMGSSDKKVEAIAAASVNHDGADIAATLSSLSLSGNKMSNVETEAQNHVYQNFGDQTDVLFNVPKEHMQFSQQNLAQSTDEDSFNAPEYAVFPNGGSNFSNLHVSKLASHSNSKFSMQSPHGNANKKGSLVSSAGSISHYQNLNGDNPGIDVSGRHMKTHAGSFNSSMLNSQLTPDADYGNILSNHGGSSFQGQPTETMYAQYLQANPDSPLGATASMSPFQGRGFTSTGHLDSPGYQKAYLGSLFAQQKLQYGMPYLTKSGGLNPNIYGNDPAFGMGMTYLTSPPSSPYISSHQGHARQGERLTRIPSVVRNTAGGSMGSWNSENGLIDNGYGSSLLEEFKTNKTRSFELLDIVGHVVEFSSDQYGSRFIQQKLETASIEEKNLIFPVILPQARTLMTDVFGNYVIQKFFEYGTETQTKQLASLLKGYVLQLSLQMYGCRVIQKALEVVEVEQQTQMALELDGSIMRCVRDQNGNHVIQKCIECIPQERIRFIISAFYGHVVELSMHPYGCRVIQRVLEHCDDESTQNAMMEEVMQSVVTLTEDQYGNYVIQHVLQHGKPEERSTIITQLAGQIVKMSQQKFASNVVEKCLTFGTPEQRQILINEMLGTTDENVPLQAMMKDQFGNYVVQKVLEICDDQNRELILSRIKVHLNALKRYTYGKHIVARVEKLIAAGERRVGAPSC